In Lactuca sativa cultivar Salinas chromosome 5, Lsat_Salinas_v11, whole genome shotgun sequence, the DNA window ggccaagaatcaaactcccatggtcaagaagggaatgtcgtaCAAGAGGCCAAATTCAAGAGATGGCTCAATTAAACGAAGATCAGTTAATTCAAAGTCATCTCGGGGATCGGCTTCAAGTTCTAAAGCAAGTGATAAGGCATCCATCATCAAATAAGAAATGGATTAAACCCGACTACAgatgggtagcaaaggtatatactcccaaatcacctaatgattctaacatttcttcatcttttgtgtGTGATAAACAAGAtctgtcatgggagagagtaccttgcatAGATgataaaggtcaacccagtttcaaaatagcATGGAttccaaagaccaattaatcTCGCACTCTATGctagagcagctatggaggcatatcatcagactttggtttgttgatAGTAGTTGTtctaggcacatgataggagacatctctcaactgtacaacactcagaatcTTAAATTgaaagtatgtgtcctttgcgggaaaagaagaaagaaaaggatcacaaatggggtttgtACTtcacgatgtgaagaatttttggatatgTTCTGAGATTAAATGTGTTACTGCATAGGCATGCTGTTCTTAGACCATCTGGATGCAATTTCCATTGGTGAAATACGGTTAGAGTTTTCTTCTCGATACGTCTAAGTTTTTATTAATATGATTCGTTTCAAagacaaattttatatttttgtttgtgCATTTATTTTCTTTCTTCATCATGCACAATTTTAGCGGGAGaaatcaaaatataaaaaaattataaaacaaaaatccaaaaatatgtccTTATGGTTTTTCGTTTGCAGGTATTatctgggaagtgatatgaagctTGGTGTTAAAGCGCAATCTGAAATTCGTGTAATGCACTaaagctgaattgtttagactctgtgttcaatgtgttcgtaggcacgaaagattcaaAAGGACTATACATAGATTGACAATGAAAGGACTTGACTGTGTTAAATCATCTGGACTTAGATAGTTTCATTTggactgacaatacgacgctcgggtagattgagcagtgagataaacatagGAACCTGCTGGATACATTAAAGTCATATGTATCCAGAATTGCGGCTCAACATTTCCTCaatgtacggacttatgtccttaattccggtactgATAAggcgactggggggttctgataaagtaggtttgtaggaaattattttcttgctttctatctgtcacttatatgttgcctcctttgcaCGATTGGAACATATCCAACctagaatgcaacatatgcaactctatctctatacatctctatctatgcaattctttctatctgttatccatatgttgtcccctctgtatGATCGGaatatccgacctgggacacaacatatgcaccataCTATCTCTCTAACcctctatctatgttagtcatatgttgttccctCTGCGTGATTAGAAGACATccgacctgggatacaacatatgcatttctatatctatcttctctcttaatgattgaatactcacctaaagtaaggaattctttggaagttcttgattaccggGGTATGTCaagaagtggggaacacgttctagtgcacctaaaattgaaccatttaaaaggttgtctgtagatctcgctgttgaatttaagtggacaacaatatccttggttgtCGTTAGCTAAATGGTCTATTTAGGAACATATGTGCAATGTCTTGTCATTTATATTTTGCCCAATTTGTCAATattctttgtgtttaagtggatcacaataccgaTGATTGACCAAAGCTAGACTGCAGGTGTGTGCTGATAAACGATATCGAAatgtttgacaactttgatcccaaaagtctttgtttttttgttaaatttgttcatagttttcctctatacacaaatttagggggaggattaatttttttttttgaaatcgaacaaaaatcagaaaattaaaaaaaaccaaaaatatgtttatttctctttttatttctttttcagaaaaatcaaaaatccaaatatATTATTGCTTGACTTTTGAGtgtattttatttttggtttttacttcTTAGCGATTTTTATTATGTGCTAAGTTTTCCTTTAGTTTCGTTTTTATCTCAAAAAATTTCTTCGTCTTGAAAAGCGAATTTAAAAATCAGAGAACTCAAAGGAAGAAGAGACTCAAGGAGATTGCACTTTCACACAGATACTGCGAGAAGTCTCCATTTGAGCCAAGGTTGGGTCCTTGAAAAGCTGTGGTGAGAAGGGTTTTTTCATAACTCTGTGATCCACAGGGACTTTTTAGTCATTTGTTACTTTTCAAGGTGCAACAATGATCATTGAAGAAcattcattcgaaggaacaagaaatgaagattatttttcaacattcaatctttcaaccccaaaagcaaggtgaagatgtatttgaagattatgtgacagattgcattgaagcctcctcaatcaatatgttgttatctatgaacctgctgaagtgatccagaataATCGGTCTCTCTGTTATTCTCTccgaagattctcaagctgaaagtgctgaTTTTCAAGAATCTTTACAAGAAACCTccacacccaatgtgcgttcaaagtcaacttcttttgaagaaaagcccaatTGTTCAAGATGAATTTATTCATatagaagattcatatgttcatcttgaagttgtgaagaaatcgaagattaaagctgaagccaagctcaaagcgaagattgacaagaaaagcaaGCAACAAACCCAAAGGGAGCTTGTTAGGTCATAAGAAAATAAAACTATAaaccaaaggggagattgttgggtctaaatttatggtttatacttttcttttctaggCTTTTATAGTTTTTGGTCTAGGGCCGAAAACAGTCTTGGGTTTAGTTTTAGTTTGGAccgaaatcatatgtgatttcggTCTAGCTATTGGGTTTtgtccacacacacacacacacacacatatatatatatatatatatatatatatatatatatataggggattaGTCAAGGGTAAAAAGTAGAAGGAGTGTCTAAGGAGTAGAAAACATTCTAGGGGCTGCCATTGTCATATACttggtgttctagagagagaaagtagatagaacatgtatgtgtgtgaatcttgtgtattgGATCATATTGAATATCATTGTATACATTGAAGATTCaacttgttcttcttcttctccattctATCTTACATcatccacttgattgggattccgcaccatcaagtggATCATATTGATACATCAAAGcaatttagggacttacaataaTAGATGTAAAAGTTATGACATTTTACTAtgaatcaaattcattagatagatGATCAATTGGTGTCTACTTGTTATTGGTGTGACCTTATATGATCATTTGTTATTgacaatattattttatgatCATTCTTGACCATATAGAACCAACAAGACGTACCCCGCTTAACTTGCATATTTGGGTTATAATTGATTCCTGACTCCCATATCGTAAATCAATACGAAAAAATTGACCATCAATAATTTTGGAACATAGATGGGATGAGAAATATAAAGCTTGAATGTGTAACTTGACCAACCACAACCACTTTTACTCATATCCCTTCAGACCTCGATACACAACCCAAACAATATTGGAGCTTCATCAAATCAAATAGCCAAAAATGTTGGAACTGACCAGAGTTGATCTAGGTTTCTAGGACTCAATCATTTCGAAGGTGCGGTGTTGGTCGCTAGGGGATCAATTCGGGTTTCTAGGATTCAATACAATTCTAGTTATTTTTTGGTTGATCCAGTTTGCAGATCTTCACAAGTTGTGGTGATGGTCGTCAGAGGATTTGAGTGGTTTTATTAGAAATTAATAGGGAAGGTAAGAGGTAGTCGGAGACCGTATAGTGGTTTCTAGCGAGAAAATAACCATATATGTTGGCGACGATGATCTAATATCACTCGTGATGGTGCTCCTATGGTTTTGGGTTCTCGATATGTGAGAAAAGAGAAATGTTTATTTCTGATTGATATCACATTTCGAGTAGGAGGGGGCATTGAGTTTttagttttaaacaataaaataaTAGGAAAGAAACTACTAAAAATACAAATATCCCCTCACATGTGGATCATGTGACCAACCTAACTGAAGAAAGATAACACCAATTAACTCGAAGGACCAAATCTGCATAAAAGTTTCAATTTTAGACCAACTGTGCAAGTGACAAAAACAAATGGGACCCAAACTACCCTTTTTGGTAAATTACAGGGACCAAATTTTCAATTTACTCTATAATCTAATATTTCCCTTGATAATAAACGTGATAAGGAGGCGTTTATCAACAAATTGAGGGAAGCAATCTCCTCAGAGTTATGCTCATTCTTAGTAGTGTATCACCCATAATAGGTTTGAAAGCCAAACTACAATCCAACCAACCTAAATCAATAATCATGCCAATCAATGATTCCTCAACAACCTGGGCAAGGGTCAGAGTGAGTTATGATACACTTGGTCCTAAAATAATGTCAAGGCGCAAAAACGTCCCATCCATTACCATCATTGGACTATGCGCTAACCACAATTAACTACAAAAAAGCTTACAcaaacacataagttatatatGGTAACATACATTTTCCCCTTCATCCACCCTATAAATACCTCTTCCATATAAGGTATCACTAAGTAACATTTTACTcctaaattctctctctctctctctctctctctctctctctctctctctcaagtaaTACACTCATAACTTGGACATCAGAGTGTAACCGCTAGACACACCCCTTGATTGTGAGTCACACCACTATGTAATGAAAATTTCTTAGTAACATATTATTTTCACTGTGCCTATTTACCAGTAGCTATTTCGCAGTGCCATTTTGACGGTAGCTATTTCTTAGCGATCTTTCTCAATGACTGTTTCTTATTTAATAATCGCAATTTCGCAAGTAGCCATTCCGCAATGACATTTCTTAATGGACTATTTCACAATGTCAATTTCACAATAACATTTATCTCAGTGGCCATTTCACAATATATACATTTTCACACTGTTGACCCATTTCATAGGTGGGCCACTATAAAATGTAGGTATACTGGGTTTTTGGGAATCATATCGGTTTTAAAATCGTTAAAACCGGTTAGGTTTGATTCAATGAAGCCAGAAACCGATTTCCGATCAAAAATATATAAACCTATAGGAACAATTAGGATCATtttgaatttgattttgaaaaataCCTATTTTCTTCTTATTTTCCAAACATGCTTTTTGTGTCAGAGTTTAACTAAACTTTAATGGTTGACTGCATTCATGACCGTTTAGGGGTTCAAAACGATATTTTTTCCATTTTTAATTGTTAGAAAAATATTTCGCAGACATTCAGGATAGTACAAGGGGTGTAAACTGATCCCGAGAAACCTCCAAAACATTGTATAAACAATAAATTGAtcgaaaactatatttttattcTATATGAAAATCGTTTTGTGTAGGTTTGAAAACAGGTTTCTAAACCGATTTTTCAATTCGGTTTCAATTATAAAATACTCAAACCAATATCAACCGTTGGATCGGTTTCAACAAGACCCACACCGGTATCTATATCGGATCGGTTTCGATTTGAAAACCGGTTGTGGATCATGAAACGGTTTTTTATACCACTTTAGTCAAAAACCATATTATTTATAGGCAAAATCTATCATTTCACACTTCATAGTGCCTACTAACATTTTGCATTGAACTTACTGCAAAAATTTACGATTATTTGTGGAATCATGTCAAAATTTTGTTGTTCTTCGGAAAATAATGAAAAAATGGCTTAATTTATTCATTTTACctttaaaagaaataaaaacaattaatttaaattatcatatgtatatataaactaATCTGGAAATTAAAGTTATTCCGATGTATGATTGAATATGGAAAAAAATAGAGGAAAAATATACCAAAAATACTTTTTTCTCCTCTATATTCTAAGATTGAAAAACAAAGATGAGTAAAGATATACCGATAGATATTGTaatcaaactcaaaataaatattaaagagGGTTTGGGGCCGGCCAGCGAATTTGTGGGTTGGCACGACCAAGACAGAGAGAGTAGGACGTGACATACACGAAACCCCTCCCCTCTGCCACTCCCCCCACTCCCTTCCATTCTCAATTTCTCAATTTCTCAATTCCTTTTCCCCTTTCTTCTTTTGCCAAAAGACTCCTGCCAATTCCACCACTCTGTCGTTCTTTCATTATTTTATTCCTTTTTCAATTCCCTTCTCTCATTTAACTCCAAATCTCAAGCAATCTTCTCCAATTCTACTCATTATTTAAATGCCCTTCTTAGATTTCCTCTCCATTTAACTCATTTGCTAATCCTCTTCACCTCTACATATTTACATTACATTCCTTTTTTTCCTCCTTCTCCCAGATCCAACCTGAATGGTAGATACGgattattgtttttttatttttttattttgaattccTGTGAGAATGAAGGATTTCCCCTCTTGTTTTGCTGAGAATGGAGTTCAAGTTGCAGATGCGTCATGTACAAGTTCAACCACAGCAGCAATAGCGACTGTAAGTAAAGCGAAAGCTTCTCAAAACTTAGTCACATGTGTTTACCAGTGTAAATTGCTTGGTAAATCTCGTTTAATAATCATCACTTGGAGCAAGAATCTTGTGGGTCATTGCTTTAGTGTTGAAATCGAAGATCTGTCGAATAAATGTCTCTCCAGACTCGATGTGAAGCCTTCGATTTTCTCAAAAAGAAAAGGTTCCAGACGTCTTCAAGTCGATTTCGTCGCCATTGATGTCTGTTGGGACCTTACAAATGCCAAATTCGGATCCAGCCCGGAACCCGTTGAAGGTTTCTACTTGGTTCTTGCTTTTAAAGGTGAAATCGTTTTGTTAATTGGGGATCTGAGAAAAGAAACCTTCAAGAAAACAAATGGGTTGTCGAATTCGTTCCGTGTTTTGAAAAGAGAACACATTTTTGGGAAGAAAGTGTTTGCTACGAAAGCTCAATTCAAAGATAATGGTAAGATCCATGACCTCCGGATCGAGTGTGATACCTGCGGCCTTGATCCTCGACTGGTGGTCCGTTTGGACGAGAAGATAGTGATGCAGGTGAAGCGTCTGCTATGGAAGTTCCGAGGGAATTACACCATCGCCGTTGACGGACTTCCTGTGGAAGTATACTGGGATGTGCATAACTGGTTGTTTGGATCGACAACCGGAAGTGCAGTGTTCATGTTTCAGACTTGTTCTGGTGTTGAGAAAAGCGCAACATTTTCTGATCCGTTTATAGTTCCCTCCAGGTTGCCTTGTCCTGGTTTTTGTTTGACATTGTATGCTTGGAAGAATGAATGAACAGATATATGATGCCCAAACTGATTTGTTTTTGGGCAGTTgctaacgttttttttttttttttgttacttgAAGAGTGAAGACTTAATTGTGGCATTCTCAATCTTGTTTATGATGTTATTTAAAAGTTTATACACCCAATTTTTATATCTTTGTTCTTGCATATACTAATTATGTGTCGAATTTGTGAACTTTGTCTTGCTTTTGTGGCCATGAATGCTTTGTTATCTAACCACGTATGATTGTGTCGCGTGTTGTTTGGATGTTTTATCAAGCAATGGGAGTTAGTTAAAAACGTATTATTTTGGATTGCTTTTGAAACACAGGGCATAAGACCGGATAATTTTTCTATAGGTATTTTTTAGGGCATAAGACCGGATAATTTTCCTATAGGTATTTTTTATGACGAAGATTAGAAGGGcatttatatttatttgcatAGTACAATGTACGTCAAACATGGTGTAAAGCTTGTTTTGTCCTGTCATGCCCAATCACCCATAAGTGAGATTTTAGGTTCAAGTAGAGCCATATGAGAATAGATGACGTTGTTATGATACGGATTATAGAGATAAGATTGCATCGCGAAGTTGCAAGTGGTCTTTGATTGATGATGTGAGAATGAAGTTAATAATTATGTTCCTTTGCATAGATGATTAAGTGGAATCGAGTGTTTTGTTCCACTTTGTTTCATCTTTTTAGTTGGGGCCATACAATTGAAAATTTTATCGAGTTGACATCAATTTGAATTCACTGCACACCAAACATAATATAAAACTTCCAAAATTTGGCATATCATGTGTGAATTGATCAATATAGTTACCTTAAATCCCTTTTCAATTTGTGTATATTGTTTTGGATTGGTCTACTGTCATCGTTTGTGACAAGTCTAAAGTTTATACATCATGTTAGGAAAGACTTAATTATGAAACTAGTACATTTCATCGTTTGTGACCAGTCTAAAGTTTTTACATCAGGTTAGGAAGGATTTAATTATGAAACTAGTACATGTCATCGTTTGTGACCGGTCTAAAGTTTATACATCAGGTTAGGAAGGACTTAATTATGAAACTAGTACACCAATTCAAAATCAAGACAATTGATATGTCTTAACTATGGAGAAAatcagttttttttctttttttttttttatcaaaagtttgaacaaaagaaaaaaattgttTCAAGAAAAAAATTTAGCTTCTAGAGAAAAAGACATATTCTAAGAAAAATATCAGTTTTAGTGTTCGTCTTTTAAGTTCCACAAAACCAAAACTTGATTTTTTattgggtaaattacaccaatcatCCCAATCATCCCTTGTGCAGGTGTTGAAAAACACGTTTAGtctctattttcaaaaattaactcagaCCGTCTCTCATTTGTTTAAAACATGCACGCTTCGTCCCTAATACACATTTTTGTTGCAATATTAGTCATTGTCATATCTGAAATGACCATAATGCCCTTTATGTTTATCTTTTCCAGTTAACTTTATGTTATTTTcattattattaattaaaaaagaaaaaaaagatgtGGTCCCACTTCATACCCAACCATATCTCTCCAACCACTGTACATTCCCTTTACTGTCTCTCTTCTCTAAACtcttcaaaaaccctaaaaccatTCATCCTAAGCCACCGAAAGTGGATACCACCGTCGTTTTACACTCCAACCACATTCATGGAAACCATTGTCGTTTTACACTCATTGCACTCCAGCCACCATTTTTTCCGGCGTAAATGGTTTTGAACTGTCTAAAATCAATGCTGCCACCAGTGATTCAGTCTTCGATCTCCGATCTCCGTCAGCTAGGGCTTCGTCACATGTACCCTGCCATGCGGCGTCGGCTAGGGCTTTGAAATATGTCATCGATCTTCGTGCGTTTCGACATATATATAGTGATCGATCTCTGCTTCCATCGTGGCCGAGATGAGTGGTTGAGATATGGAGACTATCGAGCTCCACAGTCGGAATCGATGTCGACGTAGGGGTGGTGGTTGGATGATTTCAGGTGTAAGGTGGAGAAGACGATGAACAGTGTAGGTTTCACCTGCACCTCCTCTTAATCGATCGTAGGAGTATGGTTTTATGTCCCCCACCCTTCGACCCTATATCTCTCAATCACAGATTTCTCTTCaaccttcttctttcttcttttcttttgagTTACAAGTTTGATCAGGTGAAGATTAGTAGATAGGGTAAGGTAGGTGATGGTCCCGATGGTAGTTTTTGATGGAGGTTGGTGGCTGTGAATGACAATAATGAATAGGTAGGGAAGGTGTCAGAGTTTAAAGATGGGATaaggatgagagagagagagggagagagatagATATATAAatggatagatagatagatagatagatagagatgTAGAGAAGCAGTGGTTTCTGGTGGCGATGGATGATGGTTAGAGGTCAAGGGTGGCCGGAGGTGGGTGGTAGCCGGAAGTGACTGTAGTTAGAGGTGGTTGATGACCAAAAGGGTTTGAACTCCTTTTTAAGGGTTGTTTCtttttctaaaaataataattataaaaaaataatagataagttataaacaattaaaaaaataaatgaaaaagaaaaagaaaggggCAAGATAGTCATTTTATGTTTGCGAGGGACGTAACGTGCACCTTTTAACGATACGAGGGACGGTCTGAGTTAATTTCTGAAAATAATGACTAAACACGTTTTTCTGCACCTATACGagggacgattggtgtaatttacctttttttttcaaaattttagatGTATcgttttttttcaattatttatATCCATTTTACAATTAAATATGCTGGTAATAttataaaaaatcaatttatattaaaatagtaAAGTTAAGATATGTTTGTTAAAACTAATCGATAGTTAAAAGCTAAAAAAATATTGCATTTTTTTACATTAAACATCTtgataataatttaaaaaaaaaaacaccttattaacaaaaaaaaaagttagggcaTATTTGTTAAACCTTGTTTTCTGGAAGCTGAAACATATATTTGTGTAGAATGTTGGGTATAAGTTGATGTGaagttttgaaatatataaaataatataaaatataaaaagtcTTAAAAGAATATGTAAAATAACATTTGGATTatgaattttttgtttaaaatgaaatatttaagttcATAATTTCGAAGGAAACCTTACTTttattaaagttttttttaaatgctAAAATATTTATAAGCTCTCTAACATTCATTGATTCCTTTAAACAATTAACCATTGAATTCAAATTAAAAGAAATGTCGTCTTTTACTTGCTCTATCAAGTAAATTAGCGTTATTTTGATATAATTAGACTATATTTAACACGCTACAAGTAGTCAACGAACATATAGAAATGTAAAAAACAAACCATACCATTTCAACCAAAAAAAACCGTTTACGAAATAAAGAATCATTCAGATTTCTTAAATGTTAAAAGATGATCAAAGCCCAAAGGGGTACCCCCAACGTGTAGGTACACCACAAAATTGTTGACTGGCCAATAGAAAAACAATAAAAGAAGCATGTAGGCCAATATCATAGTACGCCTCATTGATTGGTAACTGTGGGCGTTCCTTGTTTTGTAtataaatgtttttaaagaaaagacaaaattgtaaaaatagtTTATGTGGTTCTAAATGTCATagaattttgtttaaaaaaaatttggtGGTTTATCAACAGTCAAATTACGGATATATTGTGTGATTTTGATATCTATAATTGTCATTTTGTATCTTTTTGGTTGAGACCCAACATGAAATGATGAATATGCCTTTGataacttttattattattattattattattgtttaattaaaaaatctctctctctcatacacacacataacaacTCCCCATGAATTTCCCTTTGCAAAACCCAATCTGAAATGAACAATTTCTTACTTGGATCCATTAAATAAATGACATTATCAAATTCAAGAACAAAcacaaaaaatcataaaatcaagaataaacccaGAAAATAAGATGTTTTGTCAAATTCAAAAACATTCTCCTCAAATGTGAACCTAGTGAGAATGAAAAGAACAAACCCAAAAAATTCCTTTTCCTCGAGAGCTCCCCTCTGATTTAGATATAGATTGGTGGTGACGCGAAACATATATTTGATTTAAACGTGATCCGAGAGACGAAAAACGATGGGGGTGGGTGTTTTCTTGTCGACCATCCCTCAATTTTTGTGTTCCCCCACCTTGTGATGAAGATCTTTTCCGGCGGCGAGGTCGCTGCAGTTGCCCCTCCTCCTCCTGATGCAGATATGTTACATACCAGCGGAAGTCAAGAACGAAAGTTTTCGGTGGTGGCTACAGATTGCCAGCGACGGTGGGTGGGGGGAATCAGAAAGAGCATAGCTAATGGTGAAACAACATCGAATATGAATTATTTGTTCTTcaaatcatttttgaaacaaaaaaacctAGAAATCGATTTTGTCATCCCCAAAAATTTACCATCGCTGGACCACCCGTTTTCCTCCTGGAACACCACCATTCTCATCACAGAAACCAAAAAACACCACAATCGGCACCATCTTTCTTCCTTTGTCGGTGGTTACGATCTTTATTTTTTAGGGCTAGGGTTCACTGCCGGAACTGAAGACGCCTTAAGAAGCTTACTACCGAGGGTTTTTTGAACGCGGTATAGAACGCAAAGATATGTGGATCTGGTTCAGTTCCGAAGTAAGAGTAAATGGAGAATAGTGGCAGTGGGTGAGTCTAAGAAACGAGGGTAGGATCGTCGAAGAATCATTTCACTTTTCTAGATCACCCAAGACTTCTTTCTGCAGTTCTGATGGTGTTTGCATCAGTCGATTCAGAAGTATTGAAAGTGTTATAGTGGAAGAGATTAAAAACAAAACCcacaaatttttgttttgtttttttttattttctctctttctttctcaatTGTTGGAAGGAATCAAGAGAATGCAACAGAGAAATCCACCAAACTTGGCTATCGATTTTGAATGACAATAACATTAGGGATACTATTTAACATATCCTTATTCGACTTGGAATGAAGACATACTTGAACTACAAAAATCGATCCCTAATGTTACTGTCATTCTTAATCGATAGCCATGTTTGTTGGATTTCTTTGTTGCATTCTCTTGATTCCTACCAACAATTAAGTAAGAAatagagaaaataaaaaaaacaaagaacaaaATTTGTGGGTTTTGTTTTTAATCTCTTCCCCTGTAACACTTATAATACTTCTAAACCGATTGATGCAAACACCATCATAACCGGATAAAGAAGCCTAGGGTGATCTAGAAAAGCGAAATGATTCTCTGGCGATCCCACCCTAGTTTCTTAGACCCACCCACCGTCACTATTCTCCATTTACTCTTACTTCAGAACTGAACTAGATCTACATACCACTGCCATCTATATCGCGTTCAAAAAACTCTCGGTAGCAAGCTTCTTACGGTGTCTTCAGTTCCGACACAAAACCTTAGCCCTAAAAAAATATAGATAGAAACCACCAATGAAGGAAGAAGGATGGTGCTCGTTGTGGTGTTTTCTGGTTTCC includes these proteins:
- the LOC111890742 gene encoding uncharacterized protein LOC111890742, whose translation is MKDFPSCFAENGVQVADASCTSSTTAAIATVSKAKASQNLVTCVYQCKLLGKSRLIIITWSKNLVGHCFSVEIEDLSNKCLSRLDVKPSIFSKRKGSRRLQVDFVAIDVCWDLTNAKFGSSPEPVEGFYLVLAFKGEIVLLIGDLRKETFKKTNGLSNSFRVLKREHIFGKKVFATKAQFKDNGKIHDLRIECDTCGLDPRLVVRLDEKIVMQVKRLLWKFRGNYTIAVDGLPVEVYWDVHNWLFGSTTGSAVFMFQTCSGVEKSATFSDPFIVPSRLPCPGFCLTLYAWKNE